The Fibrobacter sp. UBA4297 genome includes a window with the following:
- the sufC gene encoding Fe-S cluster assembly ATPase SufC, which produces MLSIKNLKASIEDGTQILKGINLEVKPGEVHAIMGPNGSGKSTLSKVIAGHPAYHVDGGSVELNGKNLLEMEINERANSGLFISTQYPTEIPGVNNVEFLKMALNSKRAYLGQPEMSDEDFKKLCEEKMNLLEMDERYRERGVNDGMSGGEKKRNEILQMAILDPKVSFLDETDSGLDIDALRIVANGINHIMSPEKAVILVTHYQRLLDYIKPTYVHVLRHGKIILSGGPELALKLEDQGYDWIEEAK; this is translated from the coding sequence ATGTTATCCATCAAGAACCTTAAAGCAAGTATCGAAGACGGCACCCAAATCCTGAAAGGGATCAATCTTGAGGTCAAGCCGGGAGAAGTCCACGCCATCATGGGCCCGAACGGCTCCGGCAAAAGCACGCTCTCCAAAGTGATTGCAGGTCACCCCGCTTACCATGTCGATGGCGGTTCCGTAGAACTCAACGGCAAGAACTTGCTCGAAATGGAAATCAACGAACGCGCCAATTCTGGCCTCTTTATCAGCACGCAGTACCCGACCGAAATTCCGGGCGTGAACAACGTCGAATTCTTGAAGATGGCACTCAACAGCAAGCGCGCCTACCTCGGCCAGCCCGAAATGAGCGACGAAGATTTCAAGAAGCTCTGCGAAGAAAAGATGAACTTGCTCGAAATGGACGAACGCTATCGTGAACGCGGCGTGAACGACGGCATGAGCGGTGGAGAAAAGAAGCGCAATGAAATCCTCCAGATGGCGATTCTAGACCCGAAGGTGAGCTTCCTCGACGAAACGGACTCCGGCCTCGACATTGACGCCCTCCGCATCGTGGCAAACGGCATCAATCACATCATGTCGCCCGAAAAGGCCGTGATTCTCGTGACGCATTACCAGCGTCTTTTGGACTACATCAAGCCCACTTACGTTCACGTGCTCCGTCACGGCAAAATCATCTTGAGCGGTGGCCCAGAACTCGCCCTCAAGCTCGAAGATCAAGGCTACGACTGGATTGAAGAAGCCAAGTAA
- a CDS encoding SufB/SufD family protein, with amino-acid sequence MNAEFIQNLPTAEQAIARLRELGMPKRNNELWSFFPVAKIPTPEFMGTDFAAAPTTSPAATPANQETDFAALLPIANQARPMIREIVNGAAEMAMLKCNNDFGHTVLDIGKGAKVSLEILDNKVSHDIAAERFDINVGEDADVEIFFANPACDLPLRFRHFNINQAAGANVRFSSICRDTAIGRVSVECHLKGEGANFDYRSLHVLDGEASQHSRLTIYHEAPRTVSTQLARNLLSGSARVSYDGSVIVGYDCTGVNSSQLVNTILMSEDASVSVKPVLKIYHDDVECTHGNTVGELDAEQMFYLVSRGIPKKAAQEMLMRSFAQETFLPLPDSPAKKRLMSSL; translated from the coding sequence ATGAACGCTGAATTTATACAGAACTTGCCCACCGCGGAACAGGCGATAGCACGCCTCCGCGAACTCGGCATGCCCAAGCGCAATAACGAACTTTGGTCGTTCTTCCCGGTCGCAAAAATCCCGACTCCGGAATTCATGGGCACGGATTTTGCAGCAGCCCCAACGACTTCCCCGGCAGCAACCCCGGCCAACCAAGAAACCGACTTTGCCGCCCTCCTCCCGATTGCAAATCAAGCCCGCCCCATGATTCGCGAAATCGTGAACGGCGCCGCCGAAATGGCCATGCTCAAGTGCAACAACGACTTTGGCCACACCGTCCTTGACATCGGCAAAGGCGCCAAGGTGAGCCTCGAAATTCTCGACAACAAAGTTTCGCACGACATCGCCGCCGAGCGCTTTGACATCAACGTTGGCGAAGATGCAGACGTGGAAATCTTCTTTGCAAACCCGGCTTGCGATTTGCCGCTCCGCTTTAGGCATTTCAACATCAACCAAGCCGCAGGCGCCAACGTCCGATTCTCCAGCATCTGCCGCGACACCGCCATTGGCCGCGTGAGCGTTGAATGCCACCTCAAAGGAGAAGGCGCGAACTTCGATTACAGGAGCCTCCACGTTCTCGATGGCGAAGCCTCGCAGCACAGCCGCCTCACCATCTACCACGAAGCCCCGCGCACGGTGAGCACCCAGCTTGCCCGCAACCTGCTTTCGGGTTCTGCACGCGTGAGCTACGACGGAAGCGTTATCGTCGGTTACGACTGCACGGGCGTCAACTCCAGCCAGCTCGTGAACACCATCCTCATGAGCGAAGATGCTAGCGTCTCCGTGAAGCCCGTCCTCAAGATTTATCACGATGACGTGGAATGCACGCACGGCAACACCGTCGGCGAACTGGATGCAGAACAGATGTTCTACCTCGTGAGCCGCGGCATCCCGAAAAAGGCCGCCCAGGAAATGCTCATGCGCTCCTTCGCTCAAGAGACGTTCCTCCCGCTCCCGGACAGCCCCGCGAAAAAGCGACTGATGAGCAGTCTTTAG
- a CDS encoding SulP family inorganic anion transporter, whose translation MSDIHAKESVKQYLTGVVSTITPEIVRSFKRGYTRKDFTSDLMSGLIVGILALPLAIAFAIASGVGPERGLYTAIIAGFIISLLGGSRFQIGGPTGAFIVIVYGIVSQYGYDGLASATLLAGIFLVIFGLAKFGAIIKFIPYPVTVGFTAGIAIIIALGQVPNFFGLTFASADPADAVGKIKLYVSSFGSMNVYSVIVGVVALAVCILWPKITTKVPGSLIAIIVATVMVKVLGWDDPVNGHGVVTIGMKNHIPSGFPVPHLPNISLEMMQKVFQPALTIAMLGAIESLLSAVVADGMTSTKHRSNTELFGQGVANILSPIFGGIPATGAIARTATNIRNGAVSPVSGLVHAVVLLLIMLVLGKYAEMIPMAALAAVLFQVAFNMCGYRSVIKMFKAPKSDVTVMLVAFFLTVIIDLTVAIEVGVLLAAVLFIKRMSDVAEVEAVSSALKDDDDEAARNTLGRQVPKGVLVYELAGSLFFGAVDKFKETMNRISEKPKILILRMRSVSSIDAAGINMIEDLLKRCKSEGTQLLLSGVHAQPVVALTRAGVLAQLGEENALGNIDAALNRARELLGLPIVDASQEEQKAPTVSWEKSLDKPWMPEESNAAVAEETPEVIAERMMDEPIKKIEESKK comes from the coding sequence ATGTCTGATATTCACGCCAAGGAATCCGTCAAGCAGTATTTGACAGGCGTCGTTTCGACAATCACCCCGGAAATCGTTCGTAGCTTCAAGCGCGGCTACACTCGCAAGGATTTCACTAGCGACTTGATGTCGGGCTTGATTGTTGGCATTTTGGCTCTCCCCTTGGCGATTGCGTTTGCTATCGCTTCTGGCGTGGGGCCGGAACGAGGCCTTTACACCGCCATTATCGCGGGCTTCATCATCTCGCTGTTGGGCGGTTCCCGCTTCCAGATTGGAGGGCCTACAGGCGCATTCATCGTGATTGTCTACGGCATTGTAAGCCAGTACGGTTACGATGGCCTTGCTTCGGCGACACTTTTGGCGGGTATTTTCCTCGTCATTTTCGGTCTTGCTAAATTCGGTGCGATTATCAAGTTCATCCCGTATCCGGTGACGGTCGGTTTTACGGCGGGTATCGCTATTATTATTGCGCTTGGTCAGGTTCCGAACTTCTTTGGCCTTACCTTTGCAAGCGCTGACCCGGCTGACGCCGTGGGCAAAATCAAGCTTTACGTTTCTTCTTTTGGTTCCATGAACGTCTATTCCGTGATTGTGGGCGTTGTCGCGCTCGCGGTCTGCATCTTGTGGCCGAAGATTACCACGAAGGTTCCCGGCTCCCTCATTGCGATTATCGTTGCAACGGTGATGGTGAAGGTCCTTGGCTGGGACGATCCGGTGAACGGTCACGGCGTGGTGACAATTGGCATGAAGAATCACATCCCGAGCGGATTCCCGGTGCCGCACCTCCCGAATATCAGCCTCGAAATGATGCAAAAGGTGTTCCAGCCGGCACTTACGATTGCTATGCTCGGCGCTATCGAATCGCTCCTTTCTGCAGTGGTGGCTGACGGTATGACGAGTACAAAGCACCGCTCTAATACGGAACTTTTCGGTCAGGGTGTCGCAAATATCTTGAGCCCGATTTTTGGCGGTATCCCGGCAACGGGTGCTATTGCCCGTACCGCAACGAACATCCGTAACGGTGCCGTGAGCCCGGTTTCTGGCCTTGTTCACGCTGTCGTTCTATTGCTCATTATGCTCGTGCTTGGCAAGTATGCCGAAATGATTCCGATGGCAGCCCTTGCCGCAGTGCTTTTCCAGGTGGCTTTCAATATGTGCGGTTATCGCAGTGTCATCAAGATGTTCAAGGCTCCGAAGAGCGACGTGACGGTGATGCTTGTTGCATTTTTCCTCACGGTGATTATCGACCTTACGGTTGCTATCGAAGTGGGCGTGCTCCTTGCCGCTGTGCTCTTCATCAAGCGCATGAGCGATGTGGCCGAAGTCGAAGCGGTCTCTTCTGCCTTGAAGGATGACGATGACGAAGCTGCCCGCAATACTCTCGGCCGCCAGGTGCCGAAGGGCGTGCTTGTGTACGAACTTGCAGGTTCGCTCTTCTTTGGTGCGGTGGACAAGTTCAAGGAAACGATGAACCGCATCTCTGAAAAGCCGAAGATTTTGATTTTGCGCATGCGTAGCGTCTCTAGCATTGACGCTGCCGGTATCAACATGATTGAAGACTTGCTCAAACGTTGCAAGAGCGAAGGGACGCAACTCCTCTTGAGTGGTGTGCATGCCCAGCCGGTGGTGGCTTTGACCCGTGCCGGAGTGCTTGCCCAGCTTGGCGAAGAAAACGCTCTCGGTAACATTGATGCTGCCCTCAACCGCGCCCGCGAACTCCTTGGCCTCCCGATTGTGGATGCCTCCCAGGAAGAACAGAAGGCTCCGACCGTGTCTTGGGAAAAGAGCCTCGACAAGCCGTGGATGCCGGAAGAATCGAACGCTGCCGTGGCTGAAGAAACTCCGGAAGTCATTGCCGAACGCATGATGGACGAACCCATCAAGAAGATTGAAGAAAGCAAAAAGTAA
- a CDS encoding type II toxin-antitoxin system Phd/YefM family antitoxin produces the protein MSKVVSAMDMRQNFGTLLNQVAIKDEEIVIERAGKPLARLVSMNSATSGKLDFRDIGKLPNDIWNEF, from the coding sequence GTGTCGAAAGTTGTTTCAGCAATGGATATGCGTCAGAATTTTGGGACGCTCTTGAATCAGGTCGCTATCAAGGACGAAGAAATCGTCATTGAACGTGCTGGCAAGCCCTTGGCACGTCTCGTGAGCATGAATTCCGCAACAAGCGGCAAGCTCGATTTCCGCGACATTGGCAAACTCCCCAACGACATCTGGAACGAGTTTTAG
- the xseA gene encoding exodeoxyribonuclease VII large subunit, with protein MDQEVRTFSVTQYMRSLKNTVESTPAVWVHGVISQIAEKPSGVYLSIADFADGDVKPKATLALYCYTAKYDAILAKISSLSQPFTLKHDLKVNFLVRAELYIPYGKLQAQILDIDPVYTIGELALTKSAILKRLAMEGLLEKNKQLELADVPLRVGLITGENTAAYKDFTTRLEASPFAFEVSTVYARMQGNETEGSIIAALEQLQSDPNLDVVCIVRGGGAKTDLNFFDSEALCRAVANYPTPVFTGIGHEIDRCLLDEVAYLSCITPTDCAKRLVERVTDSWNRMTDAMANIADGARDLLSESNKQLGTIGNQLQQKVFGLIQNEKSKHVLMAASIKKDTAFYIKSEHERLDRNHEGLKQGSRKILDLAKSQFELVNEKVKNADPKTTLAKGYSLTLDVNGKFIRKASQLKSGDTIKTRLADGDVLSVVQ; from the coding sequence ATGGATCAAGAAGTTCGCACATTTTCGGTCACGCAGTACATGCGTTCGCTCAAGAACACCGTAGAATCAACGCCTGCGGTTTGGGTGCACGGGGTCATTTCGCAAATTGCGGAAAAACCGTCGGGAGTTTACCTGAGCATTGCAGACTTCGCCGATGGCGACGTGAAGCCCAAGGCCACCCTCGCCCTTTACTGCTACACCGCCAAATACGATGCGATTCTCGCCAAGATTTCTAGCCTTTCGCAGCCGTTTACGCTCAAGCACGACTTGAAAGTCAATTTTCTCGTGCGTGCGGAACTGTACATCCCGTACGGAAAGCTGCAAGCGCAAATCCTGGACATCGACCCTGTTTACACGATTGGCGAACTTGCCCTGACGAAGAGCGCCATTTTAAAGCGCCTTGCGATGGAAGGCCTGCTCGAAAAGAACAAGCAGCTCGAACTTGCCGACGTTCCGCTCCGCGTGGGGCTTATCACCGGTGAAAACACCGCCGCGTACAAGGACTTTACCACGCGACTTGAAGCCTCTCCGTTCGCCTTCGAAGTGTCGACTGTTTATGCGCGAATGCAAGGGAACGAAACCGAAGGGAGTATTATCGCCGCCCTAGAGCAACTTCAAAGCGACCCCAATTTAGATGTTGTCTGCATTGTGCGCGGCGGCGGCGCCAAGACGGACTTGAACTTTTTTGATAGCGAAGCGCTTTGCCGTGCGGTCGCCAACTACCCCACCCCCGTCTTTACGGGAATCGGCCACGAAATCGACCGTTGCCTTTTGGACGAAGTCGCTTACCTCTCGTGCATCACGCCAACGGATTGCGCGAAGCGTCTCGTGGAACGCGTGACGGATAGCTGGAACCGCATGACAGACGCGATGGCAAACATCGCCGATGGTGCCCGCGACCTCCTCTCCGAAAGCAACAAGCAACTCGGCACGATAGGAAACCAGCTCCAGCAAAAAGTTTTCGGGCTCATCCAGAACGAAAAATCCAAACACGTGCTGATGGCCGCTTCCATCAAGAAGGACACCGCATTTTATATAAAATCCGAGCACGAGCGCCTCGACCGTAACCATGAAGGTTTAAAGCAAGGTTCCCGCAAGATTCTCGACCTTGCAAAATCGCAGTTCGAGCTTGTAAACGAAAAAGTCAAGAACGCAGACCCCAAAACGACACTTGCCAAGGGCTACTCGCTCACGCTCGACGTAAACGGAAAGTTCATCCGCAAGGCAAGCCAACTCAAGAGCGGCGACACCATCAAGACTCGCCTCGCCGATGGCGACGTTTTGTCCGTGGTACAATAA
- a CDS encoding type I restriction enzyme HsdR N-terminal domain-containing protein: MTHDTLFDPIRKKEVPATPEEHVRQATVRYLLDVVKVPEHLIAVEFPLSSIDVKTADRVDIMVHNFRAGAPLNKPWLLVECKAPGEYTWPVLQQQLNKYLQILTPNYVMLALGDCVRYFELDSVTHRFKKIESLPVFG; this comes from the coding sequence ATGACCCACGATACGCTATTTGACCCGATTCGCAAAAAAGAAGTCCCTGCAACGCCCGAAGAGCATGTTCGCCAGGCAACGGTGCGCTATTTGCTCGATGTGGTGAAGGTCCCCGAGCACCTGATTGCGGTGGAGTTTCCGCTTTCGTCGATTGATGTAAAGACGGCGGACCGCGTGGATATCATGGTGCATAATTTTCGGGCTGGGGCGCCTTTGAACAAGCCTTGGCTTTTGGTGGAGTGCAAGGCTCCGGGTGAATACACGTGGCCCGTGCTGCAACAGCAGCTGAACAAGTATTTGCAAATTTTGACGCCGAACTACGTGATGCTTGCGTTAGGCGATTGTGTGCGCTATTTTGAGCTGGATTCCGTGACTCACCGGTTCAAGAAAATCGAAAGCCTGCCGGTGTTTGGCTAG
- a CDS encoding GGDEF domain-containing protein: MDLQEYVNQFDSMTCIMSVEKKPNGYGKMRIEVGNKAYAASFEKHDDSLIDMPYGKKFVPGLEYTEYLPKDLNFEHFIYSSAVLKKPMHAYIHPERFDIWFNIFSMPLDFDDPLKCYCTYTQELSTEMNTESIQSLSTKTTSDVLKTCIKLRSTKNFLKTMDEVIEDIRKICKSNYCCIMLTDFKARKCSLLCENTAPEAGYHTLLDYLDDSFINYAQTWLDAINGSTCLLIRNEQEKNEIKEKYPEWYQSMQYAQIERLALFPLNYSDETIGFIWATNFAPEESDHIKETLELSTYFIASEIANYQLLQKLEKLSSTDLLTGVKNRNAMNNRVLKILTGRERVPNHYGVIFADLNSLKTVNDNEGHNAGDELIKNAADILKSTFENAEIYRAGGDEFLIISMKDSKEILDQKVEKLRKDSDDPEKISFAVGFYYEERGGDIRAAMREADTLMYEDKKAFYNRHPECRYR; encoded by the coding sequence ATGGATTTACAGGAATATGTCAATCAATTTGATTCGATGACCTGCATCATGTCCGTCGAAAAAAAGCCGAACGGCTACGGCAAGATGCGCATCGAAGTCGGGAACAAGGCATACGCCGCCTCCTTCGAAAAGCACGACGATTCCCTTATCGACATGCCTTATGGCAAAAAATTCGTCCCCGGTCTGGAATATACGGAATATTTGCCCAAAGATTTAAACTTCGAGCATTTCATTTACAGTAGCGCCGTCCTCAAAAAGCCGATGCATGCCTACATCCACCCCGAGAGATTTGATATTTGGTTCAACATTTTCAGCATGCCACTGGACTTTGACGATCCGCTCAAATGCTACTGCACCTACACACAGGAACTCTCAACCGAGATGAACACGGAGTCCATTCAAAGTCTTTCGACAAAGACGACCTCCGATGTTTTAAAGACCTGCATCAAGCTCCGCAGCACAAAGAACTTCCTCAAGACCATGGACGAGGTCATTGAAGACATCCGTAAAATTTGCAAGTCCAACTACTGCTGCATCATGCTGACCGACTTCAAGGCTCGCAAATGTTCCTTGTTATGCGAAAACACCGCTCCAGAAGCGGGGTACCACACGCTATTGGACTACCTGGACGATTCATTCATCAATTATGCGCAAACGTGGCTAGACGCCATCAACGGCAGCACATGCCTGCTCATCAGGAACGAACAAGAGAAAAATGAAATCAAGGAAAAATATCCTGAATGGTACCAGTCTATGCAGTACGCTCAAATTGAGCGCCTTGCCCTGTTCCCGCTCAACTACAGCGACGAGACAATAGGCTTTATTTGGGCTACGAACTTCGCCCCCGAAGAATCCGACCATATCAAGGAAACACTTGAACTTTCGACCTACTTTATCGCATCCGAAATTGCGAACTACCAGTTGCTCCAGAAGCTTGAAAAGCTGAGTTCAACAGACCTTCTCACCGGAGTCAAGAACCGCAACGCAATGAACAACCGCGTGCTCAAAATCTTGACTGGACGTGAAAGAGTGCCTAACCACTACGGCGTTATCTTTGCGGACTTGAACAGCCTCAAGACTGTCAACGACAATGAAGGCCATAACGCTGGCGACGAACTCATCAAAAACGCGGCCGACATTTTGAAATCGACATTCGAAAATGCCGAAATTTACAGAGCCGGAGGCGACGAGTTCCTGATTATTTCCATGAAGGACTCCAAGGAGATCCTGGACCAGAAAGTCGAAAAGCTCCGCAAGGATTCCGACGATCCCGAAAAAATCAGTTTTGCTGTAGGCTTCTATTACGAAGAACGAGGGGGCGACATCCGAGCCGCCATGCGAGAAGCAGACACCCTCATGTACGAAGACAAAAAGGCATTTTACAACAGGCACCCAGAATGCAGGTATCGTTAA
- a CDS encoding GGDEF domain-containing protein — MIDLQNIVDKFHTMTSILSVEKRDDGRIGTIRIEAANDLYIRSMEKEDKDGNVVFKQKFVPGECYERYMKKELNFENFCYECAIKKKPVHAYIRPERYTFSINLYMMPLAIDDPKKAYCTYSQEISFEENAESMSNISAQTASNILKTCVKLRGAQNLQKTMDEVIEDIRTICNASYCCVMLTDFCENTWSVFSDSIKKDSGIHSVRELESEDFVEYARSWKKTLNGSNCLMLKNKADFETIRQDNPVWYASLVGAHVKSLVLLPLDYNGVTLGFIWVTNFDTSNTLYIRETLELSAFFVASEIANYQLLNKLELLSSMDLLTGVKNRNSMNNRVTQFLNGEVPHKSLGVIFADLNGLKPVNDMQGHDAGDKLLKDASQILRNTFDGCEFYRAGGDEFLIIALDKPQEELEAKVEKLREKSMMPGNVSFALGFFYNKGEGDIRTAMHEADVHMYEDKKRYYDRFPANRRRL; from the coding sequence ATGATTGATTTGCAAAATATTGTAGATAAGTTTCACACGATGACAAGCATCTTGTCGGTCGAAAAACGTGATGATGGCAGAATCGGCACCATCCGCATCGAGGCCGCCAATGACCTGTATATCCGCTCTATGGAAAAGGAAGACAAGGACGGCAACGTCGTCTTCAAGCAGAAATTTGTACCGGGCGAATGCTACGAACGCTACATGAAAAAGGAACTGAACTTCGAGAACTTCTGCTACGAATGTGCCATCAAAAAGAAACCTGTACACGCCTACATCCGCCCCGAGCGCTACACCTTCAGCATCAACCTGTACATGATGCCGCTCGCCATCGACGACCCGAAAAAAGCGTACTGCACATATTCACAAGAAATTTCTTTTGAAGAAAACGCCGAATCGATGTCGAACATTTCGGCACAGACCGCAAGCAATATTCTAAAGACCTGCGTCAAGTTGCGCGGCGCCCAAAATCTGCAAAAGACCATGGACGAGGTCATCGAGGACATCCGCACCATTTGCAATGCAAGCTATTGCTGCGTCATGCTCACGGACTTTTGCGAAAACACTTGGTCTGTGTTCAGCGATTCCATAAAGAAAGACTCCGGCATACATTCCGTCCGTGAGCTTGAATCCGAAGACTTTGTCGAATACGCAAGATCCTGGAAAAAGACGCTGAACGGAAGCAACTGTCTGATGCTCAAGAACAAGGCTGACTTCGAAACAATCCGTCAGGACAATCCCGTATGGTACGCTTCACTCGTAGGCGCACATGTCAAGAGCCTTGTTCTTTTACCTCTGGATTACAATGGGGTTACACTCGGCTTTATCTGGGTTACCAATTTCGACACGTCAAACACGCTCTACATCAGAGAAACGCTCGAACTTTCGGCATTCTTTGTAGCCTCCGAAATTGCAAACTACCAGCTTTTGAACAAACTTGAACTACTCAGCAGCATGGACCTCTTGACGGGCGTCAAGAACCGTAATTCCATGAACAATCGCGTGACGCAGTTCTTGAACGGAGAAGTTCCGCACAAATCTCTCGGCGTCATCTTTGCCGACCTAAATGGCCTCAAGCCCGTGAACGACATGCAGGGACACGACGCTGGCGACAAGCTGCTAAAGGACGCTTCTCAAATTTTGAGAAACACCTTTGACGGTTGCGAATTCTATCGTGCCGGCGGCGACGAGTTCTTGATAATCGCCTTAGACAAGCCACAAGAAGAGCTCGAAGCAAAAGTCGAAAAGCTTCGCGAGAAATCGATGATGCCAGGCAACGTAAGTTTTGCGCTAGGGTTCTTCTACAACAAAGGCGAAGGCGACATACGCACGGCCATGCACGAAGCCGACGTCCACATGTACGAAGACAAAAAGCGTTACTACGACCGGTTCCCCGCCAACAGAAGGCGGCTATAA
- a CDS encoding pyridoxal phosphate-dependent aminotransferase — protein sequence MRRRLLSEGAKELSYEIREIVKKANQLKALGLPIHWENIGDPIEKKCQVPDWIKDIVVDLVRTNRSYGYCPSKGMLETREFLVKENNKLGGAQINVDDILFFNGLGDAIATIYGLLSMNTRIIGPAPAYSTHSSAEAAHAHTSPITYRLQPENHWYPDLEELENKVKYNPSIAGILILNPDNPTGMVYPLDILQKIVDIAKRYGLFIICDEIYNKITYNGAHAYALAEYIGDVPGIALKGISKEYPWPGARCGWAEYYNRDKDEQFDAFCRAIDNAKMVEVCSTTLPQMTIPRVLGDKRFMEHRKALNEKIGRRSAIINEILSDIPELYFNPTYGAFYNTIIFREGTLNNHQTLKIDNPIIKKKVEEWCSKTTNLDYRFVYYLLGAKGICVVPSTSFCTDLKGFRVTLLEEDEDELRSVFTTIHDAIIEYLHS from the coding sequence ATGCGTAGAAGATTGTTGAGCGAAGGTGCTAAGGAACTTTCTTACGAAATCCGTGAAATCGTGAAGAAGGCGAACCAGCTCAAGGCACTCGGCTTGCCAATCCATTGGGAAAATATCGGTGACCCGATTGAAAAGAAATGTCAAGTTCCCGACTGGATCAAGGACATTGTCGTAGACCTCGTCCGCACAAACCGCAGCTACGGCTATTGCCCGTCCAAGGGCATGCTCGAAACGCGCGAATTCTTGGTGAAAGAAAACAACAAGCTCGGCGGTGCACAGATTAACGTCGATGACATCTTGTTCTTCAACGGCCTCGGTGACGCTATTGCCACCATCTACGGCCTTCTCTCGATGAACACACGCATCATCGGACCTGCACCGGCTTACTCCACCCACAGTTCCGCCGAAGCGGCTCATGCCCACACCTCCCCGATTACCTACCGCCTGCAACCGGAAAATCACTGGTACCCGGACCTCGAAGAACTCGAGAACAAGGTCAAGTACAACCCGAGCATCGCAGGCATCTTGATTTTGAACCCGGACAATCCGACCGGCATGGTCTACCCGCTTGACATTCTCCAGAAGATTGTCGACATTGCCAAGCGCTACGGCCTCTTCATCATCTGCGACGAAATCTATAACAAGATTACGTACAATGGCGCCCATGCTTATGCGCTCGCTGAATACATCGGCGATGTCCCGGGCATTGCGCTCAAGGGCATTTCCAAGGAATACCCGTGGCCGGGCGCTCGTTGCGGCTGGGCCGAATACTACAACCGCGACAAGGACGAACAGTTCGACGCCTTCTGCCGCGCTATCGACAACGCCAAGATGGTGGAAGTCTGCTCGACGACGCTCCCGCAGATGACGATTCCGCGAGTTCTCGGCGACAAGCGTTTTATGGAACACCGCAAGGCATTGAACGAAAAGATTGGACGCAGGAGCGCCATCATCAATGAAATTCTCTCCGACATTCCGGAGCTGTATTTCAACCCGACTTACGGCGCATTCTACAACACCATCATCTTCCGCGAAGGCACGCTCAACAACCACCAGACACTGAAGATCGACAATCCGATTATCAAGAAGAAAGTCGAAGAATGGTGCAGCAAAACGACGAATCTCGACTACCGCTTCGTGTACTACCTCCTGGGCGCAAAGGGCATCTGCGTTGTGCCGAGCACGAGCTTCTGCACGGACCTCAAGGGCTTCCGCGTGACGCTTTTGGAAGAAGACGAAGACGAGCTCCGCAGCGTGTTCACCACGATTCACGATGCAATTATTGAATACTTGCATAGTTAG